AGTTGAAGAACCGGTTGACCAAAATTACTGTGCTTTCTTTTAGTAGGGGCGATAATATCCTGACCCATCATTAAACGTGCCAATTCACGTTCATTCACTTGTTCTCTAGACCGGGTGGCCACAGATCTGCCATTTCTTAGAATGGTCACCCTATCGGCCACTTCCATCACTTCATTTAGTTTGTGTGTAATTAAAATAACCGATTGACCCCTGGTGGTCATTTGTCTAATCACCTGAAATAATTCACGCGCCTCTTGGGGAGTCAGTACAGCGGTAGGTTCATCTAAAATCAACAGTTTTGAACCCCGATACAGCATTTTAACAATTTCCACCCTTTGTCTCTCTGCCACGGATAACTGCCATATCTTGGCGGTGGGGTTAACCTGCAGACCATAACCCTGGGACAGTTCGGCAATTTCCTTTTCCACCTGTTTAAGATTCATGGTAAGTCCGGCATCTTTGCTGCCCAGAATAATGTTTTCCGCCACAGTAAAGGTTTCCACCTGTTTAAAGTGCTGATGCACCATACCAATGCCGGCCTTAATAGAGTCGCGAGGTGATTTAAAGTTAACCAGTTGTCCTGATACGTAGATTTCCCCGGCATCAGGACGGTAAAGGCCAGATAAAATAGACATCAAGGTGCTCTTACCGGAACCATTCTCCCCCAGCAGTGCTAAGATCTCTCCCTGTTTTACCTGTAAATCCACACGATCATTGGCAAGCACGCCCGGAAATCTCTTGGTGATTTGCCTCATGTCCACCAGTAAGCCTTCAGTCATTTTTTATTCTCCCCCTAAATTTGTCTGCTGGCAGGATAACCTGCCAGCAGATAAATTAGATTTTATTTAGGAATAGTGCCGTCTACACCTTCCACAAACCAATCTAAGGACAGCATCTCAGCATCGGTCATTGTTTGACCGGCAGCAACTCTCTCTTGTCCGGTTTGATCCTTGATGGGGCCAGTGAAGACATCAAACTTGCCATCAATTAATTCTTGCTTTTTGGTTTCTACCAGTTGTTTAACATCTTCAGGTACCATGGGGCCAAAGGGAGCCAGACCTACCACACCGTCAGAGATGGGACCCCAGTATTCTTCGCTCTTCCAGGTACCTTCCTTAACAGCTTTCACAGTATTTACATAATAGGGACCCCAGTTCCATACAGCGGAGGTTAATACAGCCTTAGGAGCCATGGCGCTCATATCGCTGTTGTAGCCAATACCAAATTTACCCTTTTCTTCAGCAGCCTGTTGGGGACCAGGAGTGTCCTGGTGTTGGGCGATTACATCAGCGCCAGCTTCTAACAAGCTCTTACCGGCTTCTTTTTCTGCAGCGGGATCATACCAGGTGTTAGTCCAAACCACTTTAACCTTGGCATCGGGATTTACGGATCTTACACCCAAAGTAAAGGCGTTAATACCACGGATTACTTCAGGAATGGGGAAAGCAGCTACATAACCGATAATATTGCTTTGAGTGGTTTTACCAGCAACAATACCAGTTAAATAACGGGCTTGATACATACGACCAAAATAGGTACCTACATTCTCAGCGGTATTATAACCGGAGCAATGGAGGAATGTTACATCGGGATACTTTTGGGCTACTTTAATTACAGGATCCATATAACCAAAGCTGGTGGCAAAAATAATTTTGTTGCCCTTTTCTGCCAGCTCGGTTATAACACGTTCGGAGTCTGCTCCTTCGGGCACAGATTCAACAATGGTTGTTTCAATGTCCGGCATTTCATTAACCAGGTACTGACGTCCTTGGTCGTGGGCGTAGCTATAACCACCATCTCCCACAGGACCCACATAAACAAAAGCAACTTTTAATTTTTCAGATTCTGCGGCATCCTTATTACCTTCTTCCGCTTTGGGCTTCTCTTCGCCGCCACAACCAGCCAGGGCTACGGTTAATACCAAAGCAAAAAGCAGAGTTAAGATTTTTTTGCTCAGTTTCACCTAATGTACCTCCCTAAATTTTTTGGGCAAACGCAATTTTTCATTAACTAGATATTTTAATTAGGTATTTAAAGCCATCCCTCCCTCAACCCCCATCAATTATAGGAGTGCCTATGTAATATAAAACATCTTATGTAAAAAACTTCTGTTCACAGGAATAGATATGTAATTTATTGCCAATACTTAGGATGAAGCTGTTGCTTTATTAATTTTGAGGAGGAAATATATTGCAAGGAAAGGTTAAATGGTTTAATGCCAATAAAGGCTACGGTTTCATAGAAGCCGAGTCTGGCACAGATGTATTTGTCCATTACTCAGCAATCCAATCCGATGGCTACCGCACCTTAGAGGAAGGTCAACCGGTTGAGTTTGATGTAGTAGAGGGAAATCGTGGCCCCCAGGCCGCTAATGTGAATAAGTTATAAATAAAAAAGCCCAGCACGATAGGTTTCAGTACTCATCAGAGTGAAACCTACCGCCTGGGCTTTTATCCCTTTCGGTGTAACGTCTGTAGACGCCTGTACCGCTTGGACCAAACCAACCTCTTTAGGTTGTGGAACCCTAGGTACACTTTCCCTCCGTAGTTAGGCAATTACGGTTGCCTTGTAGAAACGCCTGAGCCAATCCCCAAGCATATACGGAATAATACATTGTACAAGATTATACTACCAAGACTGCACGGAATTGTCAACGAGCAATTAAACTTTTAGACAAAAAGTGATAAGTTTTGAGGAATTCCGGAGCTATTTGATTTTATCTGCATACTATAAAATATCTTATCAGCAAAGGCTAGTTGGAATATGGTTATCAACCACATTTAGTCTAACACGGAGGAACACCTATGGTTATTTGCCCCTATTGCCAAAAGGAAGTTACCGGTGAGTTTGACACTTGCCCTCACTGCGGCGTAACAATGATTTATTTTCATCACTGCCACCGTTGTAACCAGGAAATTGCTACAACCGGCATCTTAAAATTCTGCCCTCTCTGTGACGCAGATTTTTCCGACCAAATGAATTAGTGTCGAACATAATAGACCGCTTTGGCCGCTACCTGCAGAATTTCCCGTTCCGGATAGCGCAAGGCCGTTAAATGACCTCCCATGGCACAACCGGTATCAATATCAATGGTATTATTCTTGAACTGCGGTTTTTCCACCGGGGTGTGTCCATATACAATTAAAGCCTTACCCCGGTAATGCTCTGCCCAGTCAA
This region of Desulforamulus ferrireducens genomic DNA includes:
- a CDS encoding ABC transporter ATP-binding protein, whose protein sequence is MTEGLLVDMRQITKRFPGVLANDRVDLQVKQGEILALLGENGSGKSTLMSILSGLYRPDAGEIYVSGQLVNFKSPRDSIKAGIGMVHQHFKQVETFTVAENIILGSKDAGLTMNLKQVEKEIAELSQGYGLQVNPTAKIWQLSVAERQRVEIVKMLYRGSKLLILDEPTAVLTPQEARELFQVIRQMTTRGQSVILITHKLNEVMEVADRVTILRNGRSVATRSREQVNERELARLMMGQDIIAPTKRKHSNFGQPVLQLKHVSAASDSDRPGLSNVSLTVRQGEILGIAGIAGNGRRELAEVIVGLRPLQGGSITIGDRNVSNFSPREIIDEGVSYIPEDRLGSGLVPNLGAIDNLILKEYRRPTLSKGPFINRKMAKEYAIKLIESVGVKLTGLTAPVKMLSGGNLQRILLARELASQPKVIVAVYPVRGLDIAAAEAVHQMLLEQRSKGAAIVLISEDLEELLKLSITLAYFTREL
- a CDS encoding cold shock domain-containing protein gives rise to the protein MQGKVKWFNANKGYGFIEAESGTDVFVHYSAIQSDGYRTLEEGQPVEFDVVEGNRGPQAANVNKL
- a CDS encoding BMP family ABC transporter substrate-binding protein, whose amino-acid sequence is MKLSKKILTLLFALVLTVALAGCGGEEKPKAEEGNKDAAESEKLKVAFVYVGPVGDGGYSYAHDQGRQYLVNEMPDIETTIVESVPEGADSERVITELAEKGNKIIFATSFGYMDPVIKVAQKYPDVTFLHCSGYNTAENVGTYFGRMYQARYLTGIVAGKTTQSNIIGYVAAFPIPEVIRGINAFTLGVRSVNPDAKVKVVWTNTWYDPAAEKEAGKSLLEAGADVIAQHQDTPGPQQAAEEKGKFGIGYNSDMSAMAPKAVLTSAVWNWGPYYVNTVKAVKEGTWKSEEYWGPISDGVVGLAPFGPMVPEDVKQLVETKKQELIDGKFDVFTGPIKDQTGQERVAAGQTMTDAEMLSLDWFVEGVDGTIPK